In a single window of the Hyalangium gracile genome:
- a CDS encoding VIT domain-containing protein: MSLKRASTALLSMWLLLAGCTRGTSPDTTPPTPPVAPPASATQAEVERFQKAGLRAPMAALSQVDTGPVDLAELRDSVADPQVITEAQVAELEHRSRGDEPSADGAQQEREEGGVVGGVSGGVLGGSLGGQSTGAPPPPPRPARRASAAPAPTSAPMMEARAPEPGSPEPAKEAPSDAYDSLPRADMKPKAKGGGGDDKAPTPVLPKVEAAPRAAKVLVTDESGRYQPLKMRAVRVVTYIQGARVRTVVDHLFENDTQRTLEGTFFYPLPGGATVAGFALYSGSVAVDSPSLFQSSELLPPLGSASEKVEELGAAAPPSPPGAKRSWGERQEARVVEQKRAREVYEDVVRRNVDPALLEWAGASNFSARVFPLPPKSLKRVVIAYEQTLLFDGKHLRYTWPLPPGAGKGLQVSARVHVDPRHAGDVTVQPSSADKPRTLGPWQAYDFSQLQGDGALEVALAPRSPDADVLVGKDAAGLPGQAFYARVRLPARLTSGADGPPTGRAVLVVDTSLSVEDGNAWALQAATLRALLEKDETLREYAVMLFDVRPRWLHAPGWRPNDATHRQQTFAELENIFLEGASHVDGVLEELDTAGRDWLKPAQAGERVTAFLLSDGNATWGQGRVEALVANHPSVEALRWISYRFGEAAVNQDLFDALARASDGRVVNVLSGSEVDAAARAHRAASVQLSRVEVKGSAAKDVVVAGRPRLVFPGQELQVAGRLPGDGAAELEVVTRAGQEERVLRVPLPRDMDSPFAPRAWAELFVSRLVSLDDERLDRMVVALSQHYRLANARASMLVLESEGDYTRYSVKNEQVDLQDLEGLRRKEEDQRRDRLLGIALDEVPDSGRQVVRKLGELGSQLGALLRRQPLKDEPYAGGDERLQAELQYRKARRDNRDDVLVYEAISRKRALAGDTWGAVRALSSPVELRPKDAEALRLVGYGMLALGQYPAAAELFEHVRLSRPFEAQAFLEEALALDAAGRYSEAARNYELVLARSWPRHPAELKTAAAYHYSRMLNALARHPRAEAAAPLLRARKSELAKLAYEGTAMDFQPIDYQLTTHWNSDNTDIDLWVIEPNGERCFYSHRQTQLGGKLFWDITDGLGPELYHARKAAPGPYHVVVHYYGNRSQRYVVPTALLLVSDRGVFTPEDEYRRRFQVRILPKNDALLLLRREEMIPVARAP; encoded by the coding sequence ATGAGCCTGAAGCGCGCCTCCACCGCCCTGCTGTCCATGTGGCTGCTCCTCGCGGGCTGCACCCGTGGCACCTCCCCCGACACCACGCCGCCCACGCCTCCAGTCGCCCCCCCAGCCTCCGCTACCCAGGCGGAGGTGGAGCGCTTCCAGAAGGCCGGACTGAGAGCGCCCATGGCGGCGCTGAGCCAGGTGGACACCGGCCCCGTGGACCTCGCGGAGCTGCGCGACTCGGTGGCGGATCCACAGGTGATCACCGAGGCGCAGGTCGCCGAACTCGAGCACAGGAGCCGAGGCGATGAGCCCTCGGCGGATGGCGCCCAGCAAGAGAGAGAGGAGGGTGGCGTCGTCGGAGGAGTCTCCGGGGGCGTCCTCGGCGGCAGCCTGGGTGGCCAGAGCACAGGGGCTCCACCACCGCCGCCCAGGCCCGCCCGCCGTGCCAGCGCCGCCCCCGCCCCCACCTCTGCCCCAATGATGGAAGCGCGGGCCCCGGAACCGGGCAGCCCCGAGCCCGCGAAGGAGGCGCCGAGCGACGCCTACGACTCGCTCCCCAGGGCTGACATGAAGCCGAAGGCCAAGGGCGGCGGCGGCGATGACAAGGCGCCCACGCCCGTGCTGCCCAAGGTGGAGGCCGCGCCCCGAGCCGCCAAGGTGCTGGTAACGGACGAGTCCGGCCGCTACCAGCCCCTCAAGATGAGGGCGGTGCGCGTGGTGACGTACATCCAGGGCGCTCGGGTGCGCACGGTGGTGGACCACCTGTTCGAGAACGACACCCAGCGCACCCTGGAAGGGACCTTCTTCTACCCGCTGCCCGGTGGAGCGACAGTGGCCGGCTTCGCGCTCTACTCGGGCTCGGTGGCGGTGGACTCTCCCTCGCTCTTCCAGTCCTCGGAGCTGCTGCCTCCGCTGGGAAGCGCCTCGGAGAAGGTGGAGGAGCTGGGAGCCGCCGCGCCACCGAGCCCGCCCGGCGCGAAGCGCTCCTGGGGCGAGCGCCAGGAGGCCCGTGTCGTCGAGCAGAAGCGCGCCCGCGAAGTCTACGAGGACGTCGTCCGGCGCAACGTGGATCCGGCGCTGCTGGAGTGGGCGGGCGCCTCGAACTTCAGCGCGAGGGTGTTCCCCCTGCCGCCGAAGTCCCTCAAGCGCGTGGTCATCGCCTACGAGCAGACGCTGCTCTTCGACGGCAAGCACCTGCGCTACACGTGGCCGCTGCCTCCAGGCGCGGGCAAGGGGCTGCAGGTCTCCGCCCGCGTGCACGTGGACCCGCGCCACGCGGGAGACGTGACGGTGCAGCCGTCCTCGGCGGACAAGCCGCGCACGCTGGGCCCATGGCAGGCGTATGACTTCTCCCAGCTCCAGGGAGACGGCGCCCTGGAGGTGGCGCTGGCCCCCAGAAGCCCGGACGCGGACGTGCTGGTGGGCAAGGACGCGGCGGGCTTGCCGGGCCAGGCCTTCTACGCGCGCGTGCGGCTGCCGGCGCGGTTGACGTCGGGCGCGGACGGTCCTCCCACCGGCCGCGCGGTGCTGGTGGTGGACACCTCGCTCTCGGTGGAGGACGGCAACGCCTGGGCGCTCCAGGCCGCCACCCTGCGCGCCCTGCTGGAGAAGGACGAGACGCTCAGGGAGTACGCGGTGATGCTCTTCGACGTGCGCCCGCGCTGGCTGCACGCTCCGGGCTGGCGGCCCAATGACGCCACGCACCGCCAGCAGACGTTCGCCGAGCTGGAGAACATCTTCCTCGAGGGTGCCTCGCACGTGGACGGCGTCCTGGAGGAGCTGGACACCGCCGGGCGTGACTGGCTCAAGCCGGCCCAGGCGGGCGAGCGGGTGACGGCGTTCCTGCTCTCGGACGGCAATGCCACCTGGGGCCAGGGCCGGGTGGAGGCGCTGGTGGCCAACCACCCGAGCGTCGAGGCGCTGCGATGGATCAGCTACCGCTTCGGCGAGGCGGCGGTGAACCAGGACCTGTTCGACGCCCTGGCGCGCGCCAGCGACGGCCGCGTGGTGAACGTGCTCTCGGGCTCGGAGGTGGACGCCGCGGCCCGGGCGCACCGGGCGGCCTCCGTGCAGCTCTCCCGCGTGGAGGTGAAGGGCTCCGCGGCGAAGGATGTGGTGGTGGCCGGGCGGCCCCGCCTCGTCTTCCCGGGCCAGGAGCTGCAGGTGGCCGGCCGGCTGCCGGGCGACGGCGCGGCGGAGCTCGAGGTGGTGACGCGCGCGGGCCAGGAGGAGCGCGTGCTGCGCGTGCCCCTGCCGCGAGACATGGACAGCCCCTTCGCGCCGCGAGCCTGGGCCGAGCTCTTCGTGTCCCGGCTGGTGTCGCTGGACGACGAGCGGCTGGACCGGATGGTGGTGGCCCTCAGCCAGCACTACCGCCTGGCGAACGCGCGGGCCTCCATGCTCGTGCTCGAGTCCGAGGGCGACTACACGCGCTACTCCGTGAAGAACGAGCAGGTGGACCTGCAGGACCTCGAGGGGCTGCGGCGCAAGGAGGAGGACCAGCGCCGGGACAGGCTGCTGGGCATCGCCCTGGACGAGGTGCCGGACTCGGGCCGCCAGGTGGTGCGCAAGCTGGGTGAGCTGGGCAGCCAGCTCGGCGCCCTGCTGCGCCGCCAGCCCCTGAAGGATGAGCCCTACGCGGGCGGAGACGAGCGCCTCCAGGCCGAGCTGCAGTACCGCAAGGCCCGGCGCGACAACCGCGACGACGTCCTCGTTTACGAGGCCATCTCACGCAAGCGGGCCCTGGCCGGGGACACGTGGGGCGCGGTTCGAGCGCTCTCCTCGCCGGTGGAGCTGCGGCCCAAGGACGCGGAGGCGCTGCGGCTGGTGGGCTACGGCATGCTGGCGCTCGGCCAGTACCCGGCGGCCGCCGAGCTCTTCGAGCACGTGCGGCTCAGCCGCCCCTTCGAGGCCCAGGCCTTCCTCGAGGAGGCGCTGGCGCTCGACGCGGCCGGCCGCTACTCGGAGGCGGCGCGCAACTACGAGCTCGTCCTGGCGCGCTCCTGGCCGCGACACCCGGCGGAGCTGAAGACGGCGGCGGCCTACCACTACTCGCGCATGCTCAACGCGCTGGCACGCCACCCCCGAGCCGAGGCCGCGGCCCCCCTGCTGCGCGCCCGAAAGAGCGAGCTGGCGAAGCTGGCCTACGAGGGAACGGCCATGGACTTCCAGCCGATCGACTACCAGCTCACCACCCACTGGAACTCGGACAACACGGACATCGACCTGTGGGTCATCGAGCCCAATGGCGAGCGCTGCTTCTACTCGCACAGGCAGACGCAGCTGGGCGGCAAGCTCTTCTGGGACATCACCGACGGGCTGGGGCCCGAGCTGTACCACGCTCGAAAGGCGGCGCCCGGGCCCTACCACGTGGTGGTGCACTACTACGGCAACCGCTCACAGCGGTACGTCGTCCCCACGGCCCTGCTGCTGGTGAGTGATCGCGGCGTCTTCACGCCCGAGGACGAGTACCGTCGGCGCTTCCAGGTCCGCATCCTGCCGAAGAACGACGCCCTGCTGCTGCTGCGGCGCGAGGAGATGATCCCCGTCGCCAGGGCTCCGTGA